The following are from one region of the Simiduia agarivorans SA1 = DSM 21679 genome:
- a CDS encoding SRPBCC family protein: protein MQTIHIERIFPLPPAELFAELTHHERFGEIMGQNILTLKAAEGEASCGVGSVRQIPLGIGLTFEETVRSYVPGQLMEYQVTRGSPVTEHWGRMAFHPHPRGCRLLYSIRFQPRIPFTGGLIAVALRRALTRGLDRYRDRLPLRD from the coding sequence ATGCAAACTATCCACATTGAACGGATTTTTCCACTGCCACCCGCCGAATTATTCGCAGAACTCACTCACCACGAGCGGTTCGGCGAAATCATGGGCCAGAATATCCTGACGCTGAAGGCCGCTGAGGGAGAAGCCAGCTGCGGCGTGGGCTCTGTCCGACAGATCCCGCTGGGCATTGGACTCACGTTCGAGGAAACCGTTCGCAGTTATGTACCCGGCCAATTGATGGAGTACCAGGTCACGCGCGGCAGCCCGGTGACCGAACATTGGGGCCGGATGGCATTCCACCCCCACCCGCGCGGCTGCCGGTTGCTCTACAGCATCCGGTTTCAACCCCGCATCCCGTTCACCGGAGGGCTGATCGCCGTGGCCTTGCGCCGGGCGCTGACCCGGGGGCTGGACCGCTACCGCGATCGATTGCCATTGCGAGATTAG
- a CDS encoding M13 family metallopeptidase, which produces MGLPDRDYYFKDDEKSVSLRAAYKAHIAKMLTLAGIEADAEAIYAIEEALAEGHWARVDNRDPVKTYNKMPQAELNTLAAGVAWANWTKALGIDGEADIIVYQPSYLTAFAQVMADKPLADWKAYAKWQLAAGAAPLLNKALDDESFNFNKKTLRGIEAQQERWKRAVQFTDDVIGEAVGKIYVEKHFPPEAKARMETLVQNLLLAFGEGIDGLEWMTPETKVAAREKLAKFTYKIGYPDKWRDYSSLEIKADDLFGNAQRAAAFEYQRNLAKLGAPIDKTEWYMTPQTVNAYYNPVANEIVFPAAILQPPFFNMAADDAVNYGGIGAVIGHEIGHGFDDSGSQYDGDGNLRNWWTDSDRTEFEQRTTALVEQYNAFEPLPGEFVNGKFTLGENIGDLGGLTIAHKAYGLSLAGKPAPVLDGLTGDQRFFMGWAQVWARKYRTEELSQRLVTDPHSPSEYRCNGIVRNMPEFYQAFDVKAGDGLYLAPEQRVKIW; this is translated from the coding sequence CTGGGGCTGCCCGACCGCGACTACTACTTCAAGGACGATGAAAAAAGCGTCAGCCTGCGCGCAGCTTATAAGGCTCACATTGCCAAGATGCTGACACTGGCCGGGATTGAGGCCGATGCCGAGGCGATTTACGCCATCGAAGAAGCGCTGGCTGAAGGCCATTGGGCCCGGGTAGATAATCGCGACCCGGTAAAAACCTACAACAAAATGCCGCAAGCAGAGCTCAATACCCTGGCAGCGGGCGTGGCCTGGGCCAACTGGACCAAAGCCCTGGGCATCGACGGCGAAGCCGATATCATCGTATACCAGCCGTCCTACCTGACCGCATTCGCTCAGGTCATGGCAGACAAGCCACTGGCAGACTGGAAAGCCTATGCCAAATGGCAGCTCGCGGCCGGTGCGGCGCCTTTGCTGAACAAAGCGCTGGACGACGAAAGCTTTAACTTCAACAAGAAAACCCTGCGCGGCATCGAAGCCCAGCAGGAGCGCTGGAAGCGTGCAGTGCAATTCACCGACGACGTGATTGGCGAGGCGGTTGGCAAAATTTACGTGGAGAAGCATTTTCCGCCGGAAGCCAAGGCGCGCATGGAAACCCTGGTGCAGAATCTGTTGCTGGCCTTTGGCGAGGGCATCGATGGCCTGGAGTGGATGACCCCCGAAACCAAGGTGGCGGCACGCGAAAAGCTGGCCAAGTTCACCTACAAAATTGGCTACCCGGATAAATGGCGCGATTACAGCTCGCTGGAGATCAAAGCTGACGACCTGTTTGGTAACGCCCAGCGCGCAGCGGCATTCGAATACCAGCGCAACCTGGCCAAGCTTGGCGCCCCAATCGATAAAACCGAATGGTACATGACGCCCCAAACCGTTAATGCTTATTACAACCCGGTGGCCAACGAAATCGTATTCCCGGCCGCCATCCTGCAACCACCTTTCTTTAACATGGCGGCGGATGATGCGGTGAATTACGGTGGCATTGGCGCCGTGATCGGCCACGAAATCGGTCACGGTTTTGACGATTCCGGCAGCCAGTACGATGGCGATGGCAATCTGCGCAACTGGTGGACCGATTCCGATCGCACCGAGTTTGAACAGCGCACCACTGCACTGGTGGAGCAGTACAACGCGTTTGAGCCCCTGCCGGGCGAATTTGTCAACGGCAAGTTCACCCTGGGTGAAAACATCGGCGACCTGGGCGGCTTAACCATTGCGCACAAGGCCTATGGTCTGTCCCTGGCTGGCAAGCCGGCGCCGGTGCTGGACGGGCTCACGGGTGACCAGCGTTTCTTCATGGGCTGGGCCCAGGTGTGGGCGCGCAAGTACCGCACTGAAGAGTTATCCCAGCGCTTGGTTACCGAC
- a CDS encoding VOC family protein — MAEMNKDHNRVVWMDIPVADLARASAFYEQVLGLPVHQEAVGEVAFAVLDHGQGNGACLIVQPDRVGSLGPLVYLNVNGRIRAAEAAVTAQGGRVEQAIHAIGPHGYRALIIDSEGNRLALHSETDQ; from the coding sequence ATGGCAGAAATGAACAAAGACCACAACCGTGTGGTTTGGATGGATATTCCAGTGGCAGACCTTGCCCGCGCATCGGCTTTTTATGAGCAGGTATTGGGGCTGCCGGTGCATCAGGAAGCCGTTGGCGAGGTGGCGTTTGCGGTGTTGGACCACGGCCAGGGCAATGGCGCGTGTCTCATCGTGCAACCAGACCGGGTAGGTTCGCTCGGCCCCTTGGTGTACCTCAATGTCAATGGTCGTATCCGGGCTGCGGAGGCGGCGGTGACAGCGCAGGGTGGACGGGTTGAGCAAGCTATTCACGCCATTGGGCCGCATGGATACCGCGCGTTGATTATCGATTCGGAGGGTAATCGCCTGGCGTTGCACAGTGAAACGGATCAATAA
- a CDS encoding endothelin-converting enzyme 1 yields the protein MNTLLSKSLPIALLAAAIAGCNADKPANDAAQPAALVSGIDKANADPSVRAQDDFYRHVNGHWLDTKEIPADKSNYGSFTKLADEAEVQLRAIIEDAAKAGAQAGTEKQKVGDFFNSYMNTDKLETLGTQPLQPLLAEVDAIASKDALMTWFGNASRSGVKTPVVSFINPRISATPPGTRYTPTKAAWGCPTATTTSRTMKKASACAQLIRLTLPRC from the coding sequence ATGAACACGCTCCTTTCCAAGAGCTTGCCCATTGCACTGCTGGCGGCTGCCATCGCCGGCTGCAATGCGGACAAACCCGCCAACGACGCCGCTCAACCTGCTGCTCTGGTCAGCGGGATAGACAAAGCCAATGCCGATCCGAGCGTACGCGCTCAGGATGACTTCTACCGGCATGTGAACGGCCATTGGCTCGACACCAAAGAAATCCCGGCCGACAAATCCAATTACGGCTCCTTCACCAAACTGGCCGATGAGGCCGAGGTGCAGCTCAGAGCCATTATTGAAGACGCGGCCAAAGCCGGCGCCCAAGCCGGCACCGAAAAACAGAAAGTGGGCGATTTCTTCAACAGCTACATGAACACCGACAAGTTGGAAACACTGGGCACCCAGCCGCTGCAGCCACTGCTGGCGGAAGTGGACGCCATTGCTTCCAAAGACGCGCTGATGACCTGGTTTGGCAACGCTTCCCGTTCCGGCGTGAAAACCCCGGTGGTGTCTTTTATCAACCCCAGGATAAGCGCGACGCCACCCGGTACGCGGTATACACCTACCAAAGCGGCCTGGGGCTGCCCGACCGCGACTACTACTTCAAGGACGATGAAAAAAGCGTCAGCCTGCGCGCAGCTTATAAGGCTCACATTGCCAAGATGCTGA